The Nerophis ophidion isolate RoL-2023_Sa linkage group LG09, RoL_Noph_v1.0, whole genome shotgun sequence genome contains a region encoding:
- the abcg8 gene encoding ATP-binding cassette sub-family G member 8 isoform X2, with protein MVDTDRSFTQANGSSQHADTQLFSSEEDSSLYFTYSGDCNQLEVNNLHYEVDTAAQIPWYERLSEFKLPWEIKGDKQTAINNLSLRVCSGQMLAIIGSSGCGKTSLLDIITCRDEGGAITSGQILINGRPNTAQLVKKSIAHVRQDDRLLPHLTVRETLGFVAKLRLPTHFTQTQRDQRVDDVIAELRLRQCAHTRVGNDYVRGVSGGERRRVSIAVQLLWNPGILILDEPTSGLDSFTAHNLVITLSRLARGNRLVLLSVHQPRSDIFQLFDLVVLLSSGSAVYCGAARDMVPYFTALGYPCPRYCNPSDFYVDLISVDRRSPEQEAECLERARVLAQHFMDKVRDTDDHMWKSSSCPTLTDSCPDKAAEEEEDAIIIAKQREHLPGRLQQFTILIRRHMYNDYRDLVTLLVHGLEALLMSLLVGCLYYGAGEQRLSIQDTVSLLYMIGALTPFAVVLDVIAKCHTERAMLYHELEDGMYSVTSYFFAKVLGELPEHCVFTLVYALPIYWLAGLNEATLRFLLNFLLVWLMVYCSRSMALFVAAALPTLQTSAFMGNSLFTVFYLTGGFVISLENMWLVASWLSHASFMRWGFEGLLKVQFKGNKYPVTIGNFTLNVDGIHVVEAMNMNQYPLYSCYLVLLAVCLVFMALYYICLKFIKQKSSQDW; from the exons ATGGTGGACACTGACAGAAGCTTCACTCAGGCCAACGGATCTTCACAG CATGCAGACACACAACTGTTCTCCTCAGAGGAGGACAGCAGTCTGTACTTTACGTACTCTGGCGATTGTAACCAGTTGGAGGTTAACAACCTGCACTATGAG GTGGACACAGCAGCTCAGATTCCGTGGTATGAGAGGCTGTCAGAGTTCAAGTTGCCGTGGGAGATTAAAGGAGACAAGCAGACAGCCATCAACAACCTCAGCCTGCGTGTGTGCAGTGGACAGATGTTGGCCATTATTGGAAGttctg GCTGCGGTAAAACGTCCTTGTTGGACATCATCACTTGTCGAGACGAAGGCGGCGCCATCACCTCTGGCCAAATTCTGATCAACGGTCGACCCAACACGGCCCAGCTGGTGAAGAAGAGCATCGCTCACGTGCGGCAGGACGACCGCCTTCTTCCTCACCTCACTGTACGCGAGACCCTCGGCTTTGTGGCCAAACTGAGACTGCCCACGCACTTCACGCAGACCCAGCGGGACCAGAGG GTGGACGACGTCATCGCAGAGCTGCGTCTGAGACAGTGTGCCCACACGAGGGTGGGTAACGACTACGTACGGGGGGTCTCTGGAGgggagcggagacgggtcagcatcGCGGTCCAACTCCTCTGGAACCCTG GTATTCTGATTCTGGACGAGCCCACGTCGGGCCTGGACAGCTTCACGGCCCACAATCTGGTGATCACGCTGTCCCGCCTGGCTCGGGGAAACCGCCTGGTGCTGCTGTCCGTCCACCAGCCTCGCTCGGACATTTTCCAGCTCTTCGACCTGGTCGTCCTGCTCTCGTCCGGCTCGGCCGTCTACTGCGGCGCCGCTCGGGACATGGTGCCGTACTTCACGGCGCTGGGATACCCGTGCCCGCGATACTGTAACCCATCTGACTTCTACG TGGACCTGATCAGCGTAGACCGGCGTAGTCCAGAACAGGAGGCTGAGTGTTTGGAGCGAGCCAGAGTGTTGGCGCAGCACTTTATGGACAAAGTCCGAGACACGGATGATCACATGTGGAAGAGCAGCTCGTGTCCAACGCTCACTGACAG TTGCCCTGACAAGGCGGCGGAGGAAGAAGAAGATGCCATCATCATCGCCAAGCAACGAGAGCATCTACCTGGCAGACTCCAGCAGTTCACCATCCTCATCAG GCGTCACATGTACAACGACTACAGAGACCTGGTCACCCTGTTAGTCCACGGTCTGGAGGCCCTGCTCATGTCTCTGCTGGTGGGTTGTCTCTACTACGGCGCGGGCGAGCAGCGTCTGTCCATTCAGGACACGGTGTCCCTCCTCTACATGATCGGAGCGCTCACGCCCTTCGCCGTGGTGCTGGACGTCATCGCCAAAT GTCACACGGAGCGAGCAATGTTGTATCATGAGCTGGAGGACGGCATGTACTCTGTCACCTCTTACTTCTTTGCCAAG GTGCTGGGGGAGTTACCTGAGCACTGCGTCTTCACCTTGGTCTATGCGCTGCCCATCTACTGGCTGGCGGGCCTTAACGAGGCGACGCTGCGCTTCCTGCTCAACTTCCTACTGGTGTGGCTGATGGTGTACTGCAGCCGCTCCATGGCGCTCTTTGTGGCCGCTGCCCTGCCCACCCTGCAGACCTCCGCCTTCATGGGAAACTCCCTCTTCACCGTCTTCTACCTGACTGGAGGCTTCGTCATCAGCCTGGAGAACATGTGGCTGG TCGCCTCCTGGTTGTCACACGCTTCCTTCATGAGGTGGGGCTTTGAGGGGCTGCTCAAGGTGCAGTTTAAAGGGAACAAATATCCTGTCACCATCGGGAACTTCACCCTCAATGTGGacggaatacat
- the abcg8 gene encoding ATP-binding cassette sub-family G member 8 isoform X1 produces the protein MVDTDRSFTQANGSSQQHADTQLFSSEEDSSLYFTYSGDCNQLEVNNLHYEVDTAAQIPWYERLSEFKLPWEIKGDKQTAINNLSLRVCSGQMLAIIGSSGCGKTSLLDIITCRDEGGAITSGQILINGRPNTAQLVKKSIAHVRQDDRLLPHLTVRETLGFVAKLRLPTHFTQTQRDQRVDDVIAELRLRQCAHTRVGNDYVRGVSGGERRRVSIAVQLLWNPGILILDEPTSGLDSFTAHNLVITLSRLARGNRLVLLSVHQPRSDIFQLFDLVVLLSSGSAVYCGAARDMVPYFTALGYPCPRYCNPSDFYVDLISVDRRSPEQEAECLERARVLAQHFMDKVRDTDDHMWKSSSCPTLTDSCPDKAAEEEEDAIIIAKQREHLPGRLQQFTILIRRHMYNDYRDLVTLLVHGLEALLMSLLVGCLYYGAGEQRLSIQDTVSLLYMIGALTPFAVVLDVIAKCHTERAMLYHELEDGMYSVTSYFFAKVLGELPEHCVFTLVYALPIYWLAGLNEATLRFLLNFLLVWLMVYCSRSMALFVAAALPTLQTSAFMGNSLFTVFYLTGGFVISLENMWLVASWLSHASFMRWGFEGLLKVQFKGNKYPVTIGNFTLNVDGIHVVEAMNMNQYPLYSCYLVLLAVCLVFMALYYICLKFIKQKSSQDW, from the exons ATGGTGGACACTGACAGAAGCTTCACTCAGGCCAACGGATCTTCACAG CAGCATGCAGACACACAACTGTTCTCCTCAGAGGAGGACAGCAGTCTGTACTTTACGTACTCTGGCGATTGTAACCAGTTGGAGGTTAACAACCTGCACTATGAG GTGGACACAGCAGCTCAGATTCCGTGGTATGAGAGGCTGTCAGAGTTCAAGTTGCCGTGGGAGATTAAAGGAGACAAGCAGACAGCCATCAACAACCTCAGCCTGCGTGTGTGCAGTGGACAGATGTTGGCCATTATTGGAAGttctg GCTGCGGTAAAACGTCCTTGTTGGACATCATCACTTGTCGAGACGAAGGCGGCGCCATCACCTCTGGCCAAATTCTGATCAACGGTCGACCCAACACGGCCCAGCTGGTGAAGAAGAGCATCGCTCACGTGCGGCAGGACGACCGCCTTCTTCCTCACCTCACTGTACGCGAGACCCTCGGCTTTGTGGCCAAACTGAGACTGCCCACGCACTTCACGCAGACCCAGCGGGACCAGAGG GTGGACGACGTCATCGCAGAGCTGCGTCTGAGACAGTGTGCCCACACGAGGGTGGGTAACGACTACGTACGGGGGGTCTCTGGAGgggagcggagacgggtcagcatcGCGGTCCAACTCCTCTGGAACCCTG GTATTCTGATTCTGGACGAGCCCACGTCGGGCCTGGACAGCTTCACGGCCCACAATCTGGTGATCACGCTGTCCCGCCTGGCTCGGGGAAACCGCCTGGTGCTGCTGTCCGTCCACCAGCCTCGCTCGGACATTTTCCAGCTCTTCGACCTGGTCGTCCTGCTCTCGTCCGGCTCGGCCGTCTACTGCGGCGCCGCTCGGGACATGGTGCCGTACTTCACGGCGCTGGGATACCCGTGCCCGCGATACTGTAACCCATCTGACTTCTACG TGGACCTGATCAGCGTAGACCGGCGTAGTCCAGAACAGGAGGCTGAGTGTTTGGAGCGAGCCAGAGTGTTGGCGCAGCACTTTATGGACAAAGTCCGAGACACGGATGATCACATGTGGAAGAGCAGCTCGTGTCCAACGCTCACTGACAG TTGCCCTGACAAGGCGGCGGAGGAAGAAGAAGATGCCATCATCATCGCCAAGCAACGAGAGCATCTACCTGGCAGACTCCAGCAGTTCACCATCCTCATCAG GCGTCACATGTACAACGACTACAGAGACCTGGTCACCCTGTTAGTCCACGGTCTGGAGGCCCTGCTCATGTCTCTGCTGGTGGGTTGTCTCTACTACGGCGCGGGCGAGCAGCGTCTGTCCATTCAGGACACGGTGTCCCTCCTCTACATGATCGGAGCGCTCACGCCCTTCGCCGTGGTGCTGGACGTCATCGCCAAAT GTCACACGGAGCGAGCAATGTTGTATCATGAGCTGGAGGACGGCATGTACTCTGTCACCTCTTACTTCTTTGCCAAG GTGCTGGGGGAGTTACCTGAGCACTGCGTCTTCACCTTGGTCTATGCGCTGCCCATCTACTGGCTGGCGGGCCTTAACGAGGCGACGCTGCGCTTCCTGCTCAACTTCCTACTGGTGTGGCTGATGGTGTACTGCAGCCGCTCCATGGCGCTCTTTGTGGCCGCTGCCCTGCCCACCCTGCAGACCTCCGCCTTCATGGGAAACTCCCTCTTCACCGTCTTCTACCTGACTGGAGGCTTCGTCATCAGCCTGGAGAACATGTGGCTGG TCGCCTCCTGGTTGTCACACGCTTCCTTCATGAGGTGGGGCTTTGAGGGGCTGCTCAAGGTGCAGTTTAAAGGGAACAAATATCCTGTCACCATCGGGAACTTCACCCTCAATGTGGacggaatacat